A portion of the Pedobacter cryoconitis genome contains these proteins:
- the tsaD gene encoding tRNA (adenosine(37)-N6)-threonylcarbamoyltransferase complex transferase subunit TsaD: MSVILAIESSCDETSVAICNNGKITANVIANQTIHENYGGVVPELASRVHQQNIVPVIQQALIDAKVSKKDINAIAFTRGPGLLGSLLVGVSFAKSFALALDLPLIAVNHMHAHILAHFIDDPKPSFPFLCLTVSGGHTQIVLVKDYFDMEIVGESLDDAAGEAFDKTAKILNLPYPGGPLIDLHATKGNPLAYKFPEPQIKDLNYSFSGLKTAILYFIRAQEKMNPDFIQENLNDICASVQHSIVHILLNKVKKAAKQYNIKEIAIAGGVSANTGLRKALEEKSEELGWKVFIPAFQFCTDNAAMIAIAGHYKFINQEFVGQDIAPASRMEF; the protein is encoded by the coding sequence GTGTCAGTAATACTTGCTATCGAATCCTCTTGTGATGAAACTTCTGTTGCTATTTGTAATAACGGCAAAATTACTGCCAATGTTATTGCAAACCAAACTATTCATGAAAATTATGGAGGTGTAGTTCCAGAATTAGCATCAAGAGTCCACCAACAGAATATTGTACCAGTAATTCAGCAGGCATTAATCGACGCTAAAGTTAGCAAAAAGGATATAAATGCCATAGCTTTTACCAGGGGACCGGGATTATTGGGATCTTTATTGGTAGGCGTGTCCTTTGCGAAATCTTTTGCACTGGCTTTAGACTTGCCGCTTATCGCTGTGAATCATATGCACGCACATATTCTTGCGCATTTTATTGATGATCCGAAACCTTCATTTCCATTTTTATGTTTAACCGTTTCTGGCGGGCATACACAAATTGTTTTAGTGAAAGACTATTTTGATATGGAAATTGTAGGGGAGTCACTGGATGATGCTGCGGGAGAAGCGTTTGATAAAACTGCCAAGATTCTGAACCTTCCTTATCCTGGCGGGCCACTGATTGATTTGCATGCAACAAAGGGTAATCCGCTGGCTTATAAATTTCCTGAACCTCAGATCAAAGATTTGAATTATAGTTTCAGTGGTTTAAAGACTGCAATATTATATTTTATCAGGGCGCAGGAAAAGATGAATCCTGATTTTATTCAGGAGAACCTGAATGATATTTGTGCTTCTGTACAGCATAGCATTGTACATATTTTATTAAACAAGGTGAAGAAAGCAGCAAAGCAGTATAATATTAAAGAGATTGCAATTGCTGGTGGTGTTTCTGCAAACACCGGGTTGCGTAAGGCGCTGGAAGAGAAATCTGAAGAACTGGGCTGGAAAGTCTTTATTCCTGCTTTTCAATTTTGCACCGATAATGCAGCAATGATTGCGATTGCCGGCCATTATAAATTTATCAATCAAGAGTTTGTTGGTCAGGATATTGCTCCTGCATCAAGAATGGAGTTTTAA
- the recA gene encoding recombinase RecA — MIPNPDKLKALQLTLDKLEKSYGKGAVMKLGDTPTESIESISTGSITLDIALGIGGVPKGRVIEIYGPESSGKTTLATHIIAEAQKKGGVAAFIDAEHAFDKFYAKKLGVDVDNLLIAQPDNGEQALEIADNLIRSGAIDVIVIDSVAALVPKAEIEGEMGDSKMGLQARLMSQALRKLTGTIAKTGCCCIFINQLREKIGVMFGNPETTTGGNALKFYASVRLDIRRTSQIKDADEVSGNRVKVKIVKNKVAPPFRIAEFDIMFGQGISKVGEIIDLGVDFNIVKKAGSWFSYGETKLGQGRDAVKQLLLDNPELADEIERKIREEVTGEKLEELL, encoded by the coding sequence ATGATCCCAAACCCAGATAAATTAAAAGCATTACAACTTACATTAGATAAGTTAGAAAAATCTTACGGTAAAGGTGCCGTGATGAAATTAGGTGATACACCTACCGAATCTATTGAGTCTATCTCAACCGGCTCTATTACCTTAGATATCGCTTTAGGTATTGGTGGTGTACCAAAAGGACGTGTGATCGAGATTTACGGTCCGGAATCTTCTGGTAAAACTACTTTGGCAACCCATATCATTGCTGAAGCACAGAAAAAAGGTGGTGTAGCCGCATTTATTGATGCAGAACATGCATTTGATAAATTCTATGCAAAGAAATTAGGTGTAGATGTAGACAACCTTTTAATTGCACAGCCAGATAACGGTGAGCAGGCTTTAGAAATCGCTGATAACCTGATCAGATCAGGGGCTATTGATGTCATCGTGATTGACTCGGTTGCAGCTTTAGTACCAAAAGCAGAGATCGAAGGTGAAATGGGTGATTCTAAAATGGGTCTTCAGGCACGTTTAATGTCTCAGGCGCTAAGAAAGCTAACAGGAACAATTGCTAAAACAGGATGTTGCTGTATTTTCATCAACCAGTTACGTGAAAAAATTGGTGTGATGTTCGGTAACCCGGAAACAACAACTGGTGGTAATGCTTTGAAATTCTACGCTTCTGTACGTCTTGATATCCGCAGAACTTCTCAGATTAAAGATGCTGATGAAGTTTCAGGTAACAGAGTAAAAGTAAAAATCGTTAAAAACAAAGTAGCGCCTCCATTCCGAATTGCAGAATTCGATATTATGTTTGGTCAGGGAATCTCTAAAGTTGGTGAGATCATTGACTTAGGTGTAGACTTCAATATTGTTAAAAAAGCAGGTTCATGGTTCTCTTACGGTGAAACTAAATTAGGACAAGGAAGAGATGCTGTTAAACAGTTATTATTAGACAATCCAGAACTAGCTGACGAAATCGAAAGAAAAATCAGAGAAGAAGTAACTGGTGAGAAATTAGAAGAATTGTTGTAA
- the nth gene encoding endonuclease III, with product MLKKERYKQFVAYFSAKQPDAETELHYNNPFQLLVAVILSAQCTDKRINQVTPALFQRFPNAKALAEVTPDIVFDYIRSVSYPNNKAKHLVGMANILLNEFNNVVPSDIDQLQKMPGVGRKTANVIASVIYNAPAMAVDTHVFRVANRIGLTTGKTPLAVEKDLVKYLPQETIHVAHHWLILHGRYVCVARSPKCNICEITSICKYFEKLNKPAKAISQEAH from the coding sequence ATGCTTAAAAAAGAAAGGTATAAACAATTTGTAGCCTATTTTTCTGCTAAACAGCCCGATGCTGAAACAGAACTTCATTACAATAATCCTTTTCAGCTGCTGGTCGCTGTAATTTTATCCGCACAATGCACCGATAAAAGAATCAACCAGGTTACCCCCGCTTTATTTCAACGCTTTCCGAATGCGAAAGCACTTGCAGAGGTTACCCCCGATATTGTTTTCGATTATATCAGGAGTGTAAGTTATCCGAACAATAAAGCGAAACACCTGGTAGGTATGGCTAACATACTGTTAAACGAATTTAACAATGTAGTCCCCTCAGATATCGATCAATTGCAGAAAATGCCCGGAGTGGGCAGGAAAACTGCCAATGTAATTGCTTCAGTAATCTATAACGCACCAGCCATGGCCGTAGACACCCATGTATTCCGTGTAGCCAATCGGATTGGATTAACCACAGGAAAAACACCACTGGCAGTAGAAAAAGATCTGGTTAAGTATTTACCACAGGAAACTATTCATGTGGCCCATCACTGGCTGATCCTTCACGGCAGGTATGTTTGTGTTGCACGTTCCCCGAAATGTAATATTTGTGAAATCACTTCGATCTGCAAATACTTTGAAAAACTGAACAAGCCCGCTAAAGCTATTAGCCAGGAAGCGCATTAA
- a CDS encoding RNA polymerase sigma factor: MKLQSYSDQELVKLYLKGNESVLEELLNRYKSKIYTSIYLLVKDQYLAEDIFQDAFIKVINTLRSGRYNEEGKFLPWVMRIAHNLVIDYFRREKRAPVITSADGTDILNMLQIHEENAEDKLLREQTHTDLRVLIQLLPDEQKEVLIMRHYADLSFKEIADLTDVSINTALGRMRYALSNLRKMMKVKEVT; encoded by the coding sequence ATGAAGTTACAATCATATAGTGATCAGGAATTAGTGAAGTTATACCTGAAAGGAAATGAATCAGTTCTTGAAGAACTCCTGAACAGATACAAATCCAAGATATACACCTCTATATACTTACTGGTCAAAGATCAGTATTTAGCAGAAGACATTTTTCAGGATGCTTTTATTAAAGTCATCAATACACTCCGTTCAGGAAGGTACAATGAAGAAGGTAAATTTTTACCCTGGGTAATGCGTATTGCCCACAATTTAGTCATCGATTATTTCAGACGCGAAAAGCGTGCGCCGGTAATTACCAGTGCAGATGGGACTGATATACTCAATATGCTGCAAATTCACGAAGAAAATGCAGAAGATAAATTACTGAGAGAACAAACCCATACTGACCTGCGTGTATTGATCCAGCTTTTGCCCGATGAACAGAAAGAAGTACTGATTATGCGCCATTATGCAGACCTTAGTTTTAAAGAAATAGCGGATCTTACCGATGTAAGTATCAATACGGCATTAGGCCGGATGCGATATGCCTTGAGTAATCTTCGTAAAATGATGAAAGTGAAGGAAGTGACCTAA
- the uvrA gene encoding excinuclease ABC subunit UvrA, translating into MSKETEKDPHKNIIIKGARVHNLKNIDVAIPKNKLVVITGMSGSGKSSLAFDTLYAEGQRRYVESLSSYARQFMGRMNKPDVDYIKGIAPAIAIEQKVITSNPRSTVGTSTEIYDYLKLLFSRIGKTISPESGVVVKKDTVSTVVDFVAKLGEDSVATIFCPLHPHNNRSVKEELAVLLQKGFLRVYLGDTVHKIEAVLEDEQFKDTELKDSDTIKILIDRIVFHDDDETMSRLADSVQTAFFEGKGDCYVEHEGKVTHFCDRFELDGIRFEEPTPNFFSFNNPYGACKRCEGYGNVIGIDEDLVVPDKSKSLYDNAIAPWRGEKMREWLNKLIKNASKFDFPIHRPFNELTEKEQRLIWTGNKYFEGLDAFFEELEQQTYKIQYRVMLSRYRGKTICPDCKGSRLRKDASYVKIGGKSIVDVVLMPLSIIQDFFDKLELSDTDVKISKRLLAEVTSRVLYLNNVGLGYLTLNRLSNTLSGGESQRINLATSLGSSLVGSIYVLDEPSIGLHPRDTNKLIEVLQSLRNVGNTVIVVEHEEEMMRAADHIIDIGPEAGTLGGNLVFTGTYKEIIKDKKSLTGKYLSGEENIVIPVVRRKWADHILIKGARENNLKNIEVKFPLGVFTVVSGVSGSGKTSLIKKILYPALQKAIGNYAGEQTGLYDGIFGNYELISQVEMVDQNPIGRSSRSNPVTYVKAWDDVRALFSALPAAKAAGLKPAAFSFNVEGGRCDVCQGEGEVKIEMQFMADIYLPCEACGGRRFKQQILDITYQDKNVADILDLTIDEAVGFFKNEPKILNKLQPLVDVGLGYVHLGQSSNTLSGGEAQRIKLASFLIKGNSASKTMFIFDEPTTGLHFHDIKKLLIALNTLIEQGNTILVIEHNMDMIKSADWVIDIGPEGGDGGGNVVFEGTPEDLIGVKGSYTAKYLLPHLKPSLV; encoded by the coding sequence ATGAGTAAGGAAACGGAGAAAGATCCACATAAAAACATTATTATCAAGGGTGCCAGGGTACATAACCTCAAAAATATTGATGTTGCAATACCGAAAAACAAGCTGGTAGTCATTACTGGGATGTCGGGTTCAGGGAAATCTTCCCTTGCCTTTGACACGCTGTACGCCGAAGGACAAAGAAGATACGTAGAAAGTCTTTCTTCTTATGCCCGTCAGTTTATGGGCCGGATGAACAAGCCGGATGTTGATTATATCAAAGGTATTGCCCCTGCCATCGCAATTGAACAGAAGGTAATTACATCCAATCCGAGATCTACGGTTGGTACTTCAACAGAAATTTATGATTATCTGAAATTGCTTTTTTCAAGAATTGGCAAAACTATTTCTCCGGAATCCGGGGTAGTAGTGAAAAAGGATACCGTAAGTACGGTTGTTGATTTTGTAGCTAAACTTGGAGAGGATAGCGTGGCCACAATTTTCTGCCCGCTTCATCCGCACAATAACAGATCTGTTAAAGAGGAATTGGCTGTATTGCTGCAGAAAGGATTTTTAAGGGTTTATCTTGGAGATACAGTTCATAAAATTGAAGCTGTGCTGGAAGATGAGCAGTTTAAGGATACTGAACTTAAAGATTCTGATACGATCAAGATCCTGATTGACCGGATTGTTTTCCATGACGATGATGAAACGATGAGCCGCCTGGCTGATTCTGTTCAGACTGCCTTTTTTGAAGGTAAGGGTGATTGTTATGTAGAGCATGAGGGGAAAGTCACTCATTTCTGTGATCGTTTTGAGTTGGATGGGATTCGTTTTGAAGAGCCTACACCGAATTTCTTCAGTTTCAATAATCCTTATGGTGCTTGTAAGCGTTGTGAAGGGTATGGAAATGTGATTGGGATTGATGAGGATCTGGTCGTTCCTGATAAGAGCAAGAGTCTTTATGACAATGCAATCGCTCCGTGGCGTGGTGAAAAAATGCGGGAGTGGTTGAATAAGCTGATTAAAAATGCATCGAAGTTTGATTTTCCTATTCACAGGCCTTTCAATGAGTTAACAGAGAAGGAACAGCGGTTAATCTGGACCGGTAATAAATATTTTGAAGGACTGGATGCATTTTTTGAGGAGCTGGAGCAGCAGACTTATAAAATCCAGTATAGGGTGATGTTGTCTCGTTACCGCGGAAAAACTATTTGTCCGGATTGTAAGGGTTCGAGGTTGCGTAAAGATGCTTCTTATGTTAAGATTGGTGGAAAGTCAATTGTAGACGTAGTATTAATGCCTTTGTCGATTATCCAGGATTTCTTTGATAAACTGGAGCTATCTGACACGGATGTTAAGATCTCAAAGCGTTTATTGGCAGAAGTGACCAGCCGTGTGCTTTATCTGAATAATGTTGGTTTAGGGTATTTAACTTTAAACAGGTTATCTAATACACTATCGGGTGGAGAATCTCAGCGTATTAATTTAGCAACTTCATTAGGCAGCAGTTTGGTGGGCTCTATTTATGTATTGGATGAGCCTAGTATTGGTTTGCATCCAAGGGACACGAATAAACTGATTGAGGTGTTGCAGTCTTTGCGTAATGTTGGAAACACAGTGATCGTGGTTGAGCATGAGGAGGAGATGATGAGGGCTGCGGACCATATTATTGATATTGGTCCTGAAGCAGGTACTTTAGGAGGGAATCTTGTTTTTACAGGTACTTATAAAGAGATCATTAAGGATAAAAAGAGTTTGACGGGGAAATACTTGTCTGGTGAAGAAAATATAGTTATTCCTGTGGTGAGAAGAAAGTGGGCTGACCATATTCTGATTAAGGGGGCAAGGGAGAATAATCTTAAGAATATTGAGGTGAAGTTTCCGCTTGGTGTTTTTACGGTTGTGAGCGGGGTTTCCGGATCGGGCAAAACGAGTTTGATCAAGAAGATTTTATATCCTGCGTTACAAAAGGCAATTGGTAATTATGCTGGTGAACAAACTGGTTTATATGATGGGATATTCGGCAATTATGAGCTGATCAGCCAGGTAGAAATGGTGGATCAGAATCCTATTGGCCGTTCTTCGCGTTCTAATCCTGTAACGTATGTAAAGGCTTGGGATGATGTTCGTGCTTTGTTTTCTGCTTTGCCTGCTGCGAAGGCGGCTGGGTTAAAGCCTGCTGCATTTTCTTTCAATGTGGAGGGTGGCCGTTGTGATGTTTGTCAGGGTGAGGGTGAGGTGAAGATTGAGATGCAGTTCATGGCGGATATTTACTTGCCTTGTGAGGCTTGTGGTGGCCGCAGGTTCAAGCAGCAGATTCTTGATATTACTTATCAGGATAAAAATGTGGCTGATATTCTGGATCTGACGATTGATGAGGCGGTAGGGTTTTTCAAGAATGAGCCTAAAATTTTAAATAAGTTGCAGCCGCTTGTTGATGTTGGGTTAGGGTATGTTCATTTAGGACAGAGTTCTAATACTTTGTCTGGTGGTGAGGCGCAGCGGATTAAGTTGGCTTCGTTCTTAATTAAGGGAAATAGTGCGAGTAAAACGATGTTCATTTTTGATGAGCCGACTACTGGTTTGCATTTCCATGATATTAAGAAGTTGTTGATTGCTTTGAATACGTTGATTGAGCAGGGAAATACGATTTTAGTGATTGAGCATAATATGGATATGATCAAGTCTGCGGATTGGGTGATTGATATTGGGCCTGAGGGTGGCGATGGGGGTGGAAATGTTGTTTTTGAGGGAACTCCTGAGGATCTCATTGGTGTGAAGGGTTCTTATACTGCAAAGTATTTACTGCCGCATTTGAAGCCTTCTTTGGTTTAA
- a CDS encoding LysE family transporter: MLFLTLFLGIILNSIGYIPPGNINLTVVQITITRGIKQALYFILAFSAVEVLFTFGVMRFVQWLSSEIKVGNYIDVVMIVMFTVLGVITWRSRKEMPKADYSKKDSIRYGMLLGVLNPMQIPYWLFVGTYLISHEWIDIGYLSLTVFSIGSGIGAAVALYGFARFAQYIQTKFALSSYVVNRAIALLFFALSAYHVVKLGLVYLGK; this comes from the coding sequence ATGCTTTTTCTAACCTTATTCCTCGGGATAATTCTAAATTCGATAGGGTATATTCCACCTGGAAATATCAACCTTACGGTGGTACAGATTACTATTACACGTGGGATAAAACAGGCTTTGTATTTTATTCTTGCTTTTTCTGCGGTTGAGGTTTTGTTCACGTTTGGTGTAATGAGGTTTGTGCAGTGGTTGTCGAGTGAGATCAAGGTTGGCAATTATATTGATGTGGTGATGATTGTGATGTTCACTGTTTTGGGGGTGATTACGTGGCGTTCAAGGAAGGAAATGCCTAAGGCTGATTATTCGAAGAAGGATAGTATCAGGTATGGGATGTTACTTGGGGTGCTGAATCCGATGCAGATTCCTTATTGGTTGTTTGTGGGGACTTACTTGATTTCTCATGAGTGGATTGATATTGGGTATTTGTCTTTGACGGTGTTTAGTATCGGGTCGGGGATTGGCGCTGCTGTGGCTTTGTATGGTTTTGCAAGGTTTGCGCAATATATTCAAACTAAATTTGCTTTAAGTAGTTATGTGGTTAATAGGGCGATCGCGTTGCTATTTTTCGCACTTTCCGCTTATCATGTTGTTAAACTGGGGCTCGTGTACTTAGGGAAATAA